The Thermodesulfobacteriota bacterium sequence CCGGAGCGGCCTTTCCGCTGAAGAGGTAGAAGAAGCGCTAAGAGCGGTGCACGTAGTTTTCCGAATACAAGATAATCCCTGGTTCAACGAACACTTCCCAGCCAAAGTCCCAATTATCTATTCCAGGAACATGTTCAAAGTACATCTGCAGTTATGGCCGTTTGACCGGAACTATCTCCACTCCCATCGGGTGATACTTTACGGCAGGGATTTATATCAGGAGTTGACGGAAACCAGACCGGTGACGGGTGAGAGAGATAATTTCGAGGATGAACTGTTGCGCGAGAGGATAAATTTTTCTCGTTATCTCCATCAGGCTTACCTGGAGAGGCTGAAACCGGCACTATACCATGCCGTTACTCTTATTTTCCCTCGATTGTATGTACTCCATGAGCTGGGCTGGGCGCCCTCGACTGCTGAAGAAGCTATCTTTTATTATGAAAAAATTAAGACCCCTGAAGTTGCTAATTACCCAGGGATTTTCTTTAAGAAATATGGGAATAAAAATATCGATACCATAGTGCGCACCATGCCGGAGGATGAATTCGAAAAAGTTTGGGATTTTTTAACCGAAGAATTTATGATCGAAGATTATCAAGCCATATTTGAAGCAGGCTAAAGATGACCACGTTTATCGACTTTCGTTACGCAAGAACTCTCTTTTCCGCCCTATTGTCGCCCCATCAGTCGAAAGAGAACGCAGTAAGTTTTGATCCACTAAAGGACAACTATGTAGCTTTTGAGTTTTCACCCTATTCTTATCCAGAGAAGCTGCTCGACCTGGTCACCGGGGAAAGCGCAGTAGTGGCGTCTATGTATGTGGGGGAAGACCAGTCTCTATCTTTTGAGTTGGCAAGCGAAAAAATTATCTTAAAGACGCCACCGGGACTACTGCCGCCTGATAAAAAGAGTATTTTCGGATTCCGCTTAGGCCCACAGGTTGTGGGCTTTAAGCTCTGTAAATCTGTTCATGAGGAAAGGACTTTATCCCTTCTTGAAGCTAATGGAAAACTCGGTCTTAGATTGAATAATAACGGGGATTCAATCCGAATACTGGGATTGGATTCGGGACGTGCTCAGAAATGGGCCGAGCTCTATTATCACCGTTCGGAGACAGACGGTCTGGGAGTTGAGATTGTGTTGGATTGGCATCACCTGAGGTCGGGAATACCCCTGGCAGCGGTTTTGATGACCGAAAAACTTATTGAACATAGCAGTCTCAGGCTGAAGTTTCACTCCTACGTCCTGGATAAGAAAGAAGCCCAACACACCGATTTTGCACTATTGTTCACTACTTGTAATGGAGACCCGGATGTTTCGCTTCATATCACCCCTCCTATCTATACCCGTTTTAATGCAAAAACCACTAATGTTGGGCTATTTGTGTACGAGTCAACGGATATCCCCCCGGCTATTATTGGTCGGTGCAACCTGATGGATTCGATTATTGTTCCGAGTACCTTTGCCAAGCACATATTTTATAAGGCCGGCGTTCATCGGCCTATCTATGTTGTCCCTCATGGCATAGACCTTGAGTTTTTTCGCCCGGTTCCCGAAAGGACACCTTTACCGGGGGGGAAAGGCTTTAATTTTTTAGCCATTTCCACATCGGTAGAACGAAAAAACATGCGTCAATTGGTTCGGGCTTTTCTTGAAGAGTTCCGTAAGGACGAAGATGTCGCGCTCTTCATATTTTTGCGGCCGGAATTCCGCACCACACAGAACAATGTCGCCCTTGAGTTTGAGGATTG is a genomic window containing:
- a CDS encoding glycosyltransferase family 4 protein; the protein is MTTFIDFRYARTLFSALLSPHQSKENAVSFDPLKDNYVAFEFSPYSYPEKLLDLVTGESAVVASMYVGEDQSLSFELASEKIILKTPPGLLPPDKKSIFGFRLGPQVVGFKLCKSVHEERTLSLLEANGKLGLRLNNNGDSIRILGLDSGRAQKWAELYYHRSETDGLGVEIVLDWHHLRSGIPLAAVLMTEKLIEHSSLRLKFHSYVLDKKEAQHTDFALLFTTCNGDPDVSLHITPPIYTRFNAKTTNVGLFVYESTDIPPAIIGRCNLMDSIIVPSTFAKHIFYKAGVHRPIYVVPHGIDLEFFRPVPERTPLPGGKGFNFLAISTSVERKNMRQLVRAFLEEFRKDEDVALFIFLRPEFRTTQNNVALEFEDWEKRYYRKSAPIFLSTDSVRQETLRDFYANADAYVMPSNEGFGLTLLEAMASGTPAVGLKYGGVLDFLNEANGYLVPTGRGFVSKDRDVISYTGDRFYEPDIKKLRAVMRHIFENPKEARERGRQGRRDCERYYTWDHTAREIANILEETYVHNNKPYVSIQQKNGRKLKSISLSWVLCVHDDELAAESIKYLRKIKTSDNEVLCLFTRYARLADIMLARRSGFLFHRWDGSYTDCKATVQSTILTPWAGILYSGEKIEGDLESLIGFLEIQPEEVCEVLVPCGNGSNQPRFIRSQPPTVNTEKRIFKKVIICQG